Proteins co-encoded in one Chitinophagales bacterium genomic window:
- a CDS encoding proline dehydrogenase family protein, translated as MPETDIPIPVRFDDTEVAFAYKSTNKLHKAKILFKTINHEKLVDWGTKFVEIALQYHIPFVKTAFKSTIYEQFCGGETLEETQKVIDKLGTFGVKVLLDYGVEAKETEYDFDEAAKQIAKAIKHAREDDQVHAVSSKISGLARFDLLQKISEDKPLKKKELDELENVKKRLQKICKAADKYKVAIYFDAEETWVQPAIDAFVLEMMEQYNVEQSIIFNTYQLYRHDRLEFLKENHAASKKKGYILAAKLVRGAYMEKERERAAKMGYPSPIQPDKEATDRDYNLALAYCVEHLDTMTVCCASHNEKSNAFLCQLIEEKQLDRNYSHIYFSQLYGMSDNISFNLANAGYNIFKYLPYGPVKEVIPYLIRRADENTAVSGQMGRELSLIVNELDRRKRLK; from the coding sequence ATGCCTGAAACAGACATCCCTATTCCTGTTCGGTTCGATGATACCGAAGTCGCATTTGCTTACAAATCAACTAATAAGTTGCACAAAGCAAAAATCCTTTTTAAGACCATCAACCATGAAAAACTGGTAGATTGGGGAACAAAATTTGTAGAAATAGCCCTTCAATACCACATTCCATTTGTGAAAACAGCTTTTAAATCAACAATTTATGAGCAGTTTTGTGGTGGCGAAACGTTGGAGGAAACCCAAAAGGTGATTGACAAGTTGGGAACATTTGGCGTGAAAGTCTTACTGGATTATGGCGTTGAAGCGAAAGAAACAGAATATGATTTTGACGAAGCTGCAAAACAAATTGCCAAAGCAATCAAACATGCTCGGGAAGACGACCAAGTTCATGCGGTAAGCAGTAAAATTTCAGGCTTGGCACGTTTTGACCTACTCCAAAAAATCAGTGAAGATAAGCCATTGAAGAAGAAAGAGTTGGATGAGTTGGAGAATGTCAAAAAAAGATTGCAGAAAATCTGCAAAGCAGCCGATAAATACAAAGTAGCCATTTATTTTGATGCAGAAGAAACATGGGTACAGCCTGCAATTGATGCGTTTGTGTTGGAAATGATGGAACAATACAATGTAGAACAATCCATTATCTTCAATACCTATCAACTGTATCGGCACGATCGCTTAGAATTTTTGAAGGAAAATCATGCTGCCTCAAAAAAGAAAGGCTACATTTTGGCGGCAAAGCTTGTGCGAGGTGCATACATGGAAAAAGAGCGAGAACGGGCTGCAAAAATGGGCTATCCTTCTCCTATTCAGCCAGATAAAGAAGCGACAGATCGTGACTACAATCTGGCATTGGCCTATTGTGTAGAGCATTTAGATACCATGACCGTTTGTTGTGCTTCTCACAATGAAAAGAGCAATGCTTTTCTTTGTCAACTCATTGAAGAAAAACAGTTGGATAGAAACTACTCACATATTTATTTTTCGCAATTATATGGAATGAGTGACAATATTTCCTTCAATTTGGCAAATGCAGGCTACAATATTTTTAAGTATTTACCTTATGGCCCTGTCAAAGAGGTAATCCCGTACTTGATTCGGCGAGCAGATGAAAATACCGCTGTTTCGGGGCAAATGGGGAGAGAATTGAGTCTGATAGTGAATGAATTGGACAGACGAAAGAGATTAAAATAA
- a CDS encoding DNA recombination protein RmuC produces MEQYMLILGTLILVALIWLIYFQVTNRQPRESASMQLMLTLLQDLKKEMSETGTQGRQEMQHRLDKVIQQISSHQQHNTQHLQQQHSASSKLIQEITSKIGELESTNKQVLSFAEQIKSLERILQHPKQRGVLGEYFLETLLANTLSPQQYKMQYRFNNGEIVDAAIFFRDTIIPIDAKFSLARYNRMIQTDDKTLKVKLERLFRNDVKQRIDETSKYVRVGEDTTAFAFMFIPAEGVYQHLLAYNAADSRDMVEYAFRKRVVLVSPTSFYAYLETLLLGLKGLEIENSVKEVIKKVSELGKHLSAYESYLEKVGKHLGTAVNMYNQAASEFQKIDKNIYQITDTEQGGSYQPTLFDRPE; encoded by the coding sequence ATGGAACAATATATGCTAATATTGGGTACGCTTATTTTGGTGGCATTGATATGGTTGATTTATTTTCAGGTGACGAACCGACAGCCTAGAGAGAGTGCTTCCATGCAGTTGATGCTGACCCTGCTGCAAGACCTCAAAAAGGAAATGAGTGAAACAGGAACACAAGGAAGACAGGAAATGCAGCACCGTTTGGATAAGGTGATACAACAAATTAGCAGTCACCAACAACACAATACCCAACACCTTCAACAGCAACACAGTGCTTCTTCAAAACTCATACAGGAAATCACCAGCAAAATTGGAGAATTGGAAAGCACAAACAAACAAGTATTGTCTTTTGCAGAGCAGATAAAAAGCTTGGAACGCATATTGCAGCATCCCAAACAGCGAGGTGTTTTGGGGGAATACTTTTTGGAGACCTTGTTGGCAAATACTCTCTCGCCACAGCAATATAAAATGCAATATCGCTTCAACAATGGTGAAATTGTAGATGCTGCAATTTTTTTTAGAGATACCATTATTCCCATTGATGCAAAGTTTTCGTTGGCTCGCTACAACCGCATGATTCAAACGGATGATAAAACATTGAAAGTGAAATTGGAACGCCTTTTTAGAAACGATGTGAAACAGCGCATTGACGAAACTTCCAAATATGTGAGGGTAGGAGAGGATACGACTGCTTTTGCGTTTATGTTCATTCCAGCCGAAGGAGTTTACCAACATTTGTTGGCCTACAATGCGGCTGATAGTCGAGATATGGTAGAGTATGCGTTTCGGAAACGGGTTGTTTTGGTATCGCCTACTTCATTTTATGCCTATCTCGAAACCCTCTTACTTGGCTTGAAAGGCCTGGAAATTGAAAATTCGGTGAAGGAAGTTATCAAAAAAGTGAGTGAGTTGGGAAAACATCTTTCGGCTTACGAAAGTTATTTAGAGAAAGTCGGCAAGCACTTGGGAACGGCTGTGAATATGTACAATCAAGCTGCAAGTGAATTCCAAAAAATAGACAAGAATATTTATCAAATTACAGATACAGAGCAAGGTGGGAGCTATCAACCTACCTTATTCGATAGACCTGAATGA
- a CDS encoding DNA methyltransferase has translation MTAISNKKVEEYVTVKEKIPLQIPKNTVFNINTQKVTTLTHGFHKYPAKYIPQIPRWAIQKYAGESIPKLILDPFCGSGTTLVESLVNGQNSIGIDIDPLSVLISKVKTTKVNPTLLHKIADWVILEIQHRKKGNFSPDCETIEHWFTKEAIHILSIIRTVIDEVPVKFGEEKEVKDIQDLLLICFSSIIRKVSNADNESQKTYVSHTKIKTPEEPTALFLKKLQLFQERIVAFSKRINDQQKSTIIHTNSSKPLTNHIASNSIDLAITSPPYIKAIDYIYNQMAELFWIGDLFDMQTQSQQNQKKKKYIGTKHIHKPEYASYSPLETLTDSAMLNQILHDIYTFDPKNGHKHAYLTYRYFSEMRQHFQQMNSVLKNESHYVMVVGNSNVSSVFIDTANILIEIAEKEGFQLVNLWGYKIKNRYMRFDRKGRGGIIKMDWVMDFVKG, from the coding sequence ATGACAGCAATAAGTAATAAAAAAGTAGAGGAATATGTGACGGTAAAAGAAAAAATACCTTTACAAATCCCCAAAAACACCGTTTTTAACATTAACACCCAAAAAGTCACGACCTTAACGCATGGTTTTCACAAATACCCTGCTAAGTACATTCCTCAAATTCCCCGTTGGGCCATACAAAAATATGCTGGCGAGTCTATTCCCAAATTGATTTTAGACCCTTTTTGTGGCTCAGGAACTACATTGGTAGAGAGTTTGGTGAATGGTCAAAATAGTATAGGTATTGACATTGACCCTCTTTCTGTTTTGATTTCAAAAGTGAAAACAACAAAGGTGAACCCAACATTGCTTCACAAAATAGCGGATTGGGTAATACTTGAAATTCAACACCGTAAGAAGGGAAATTTTAGCCCTGATTGTGAAACCATTGAACACTGGTTTACCAAAGAGGCTATTCATATTTTATCCATTATTAGGACGGTTATTGACGAAGTACCTGTAAAGTTTGGAGAAGAAAAAGAGGTGAAGGACATACAGGATTTACTGTTGATATGTTTTTCTTCTATTATCCGCAAAGTTTCGAATGCAGATAATGAATCACAAAAAACCTATGTTTCACATACCAAAATAAAAACGCCAGAAGAACCTACTGCTCTATTTTTGAAGAAACTGCAATTATTTCAAGAAAGAATCGTGGCTTTTTCTAAGCGAATAAATGACCAGCAGAAAAGTACAATTATTCATACAAACAGTTCTAAGCCGCTTACCAATCACATTGCATCGAATAGCATAGATTTAGCGATTACATCACCGCCTTACATCAAAGCGATTGATTACATTTACAATCAAATGGCAGAGCTTTTCTGGATAGGAGACCTCTTCGATATGCAAACGCAAAGCCAACAAAACCAAAAGAAAAAAAAATACATTGGCACAAAGCACATACATAAACCCGAATATGCTTCTTATTCTCCTCTCGAAACATTGACGGATAGTGCTATGCTCAACCAAATTCTTCACGACATTTATACTTTTGACCCCAAAAATGGACACAAACATGCTTATTTGACCTATCGTTATTTTTCAGAAATGCGCCAACATTTTCAGCAGATGAATAGTGTATTGAAGAATGAAAGTCATTATGTTATGGTTGTAGGAAACAGCAATGTTAGCAGTGTTTTTATTGATACCGCTAACATTTTGATAGAAATTGCAGAAAAAGAGGGCTTCCAGTTGGTCAATCTATGGGGCTATAAAATCAAAAACCGCTATATGCGTTTTGACAGAAAAGGACGAGGAGGCATTATCAAGATGGATTGGGTAATGGATTTTGTGAAAGGCTAA
- a CDS encoding O-antigen ligase family protein, which translates to MKSSLHPSDIQQISPIYLFSGFAVVTLLSVFGAIVLEQSVLYALPCAILLLLFLLIDLKKIFLLLIFLMPFSIEVDLGAVATDFPTEPLMVLLMFAAFLYFRMHPNALSKQFTRHPVVLLILLHLVWIGITVVYSLVFLVSFKFFLVKLWYITVFVFLAGLFIKEEKDFKPVFWLIFVPLVFITARAIYLHWTYDFGFRMVNKTMVPFFRNHVNYAVFLVIFLPYIWLARRWVKKGSLVSLFLHLGLVVILTGIWFAYTRAAYASILLIPAIYYIFKFRLSAFLGIIGTIVITLSILYYSQDYRFLDFAPDFESTIYHHKLGSHLSATFEGKDVSFMERVHRWIAAINMSQDNFWAGFGPGNFYQYYKNYTIGDFETYVSDNPEKSGVHNYFLMTLVEQGIIGLFIFIVFILALFVTGENIYHAATDPHQRTFIMVIMMSIAFLVLNLFVSDLLEADKIGPLFFMNIAMLINQGILVKNKQQVSLSQNPLPNPS; encoded by the coding sequence TTGAAGTCTTCTCTACATCCTTCTGACATTCAGCAAATTTCTCCGATTTATTTGTTTTCAGGATTTGCTGTTGTAACACTTTTGTCCGTTTTTGGAGCAATTGTGTTGGAGCAGTCAGTTTTGTATGCGCTACCCTGTGCTATACTTCTGTTGCTGTTTTTGTTGATTGATTTGAAGAAAATTTTCTTGCTACTAATATTCCTCATGCCATTTTCTATTGAAGTGGATTTGGGGGCAGTAGCTACGGACTTTCCGACCGAACCTTTGATGGTTTTGTTGATGTTTGCTGCTTTTCTATATTTTCGGATGCACCCTAATGCTTTATCCAAACAATTCACCCGACATCCAGTTGTCTTGTTGATTTTGCTGCATCTTGTATGGATAGGTATTACAGTTGTTTATTCCTTAGTTTTCTTGGTATCCTTCAAATTTTTCCTCGTCAAACTGTGGTACATCACCGTTTTTGTATTTTTAGCAGGCTTGTTTATCAAAGAAGAAAAAGACTTCAAGCCTGTGTTTTGGTTGATTTTTGTACCGCTTGTTTTTATCACTGCAAGGGCGATTTATCTCCATTGGACCTACGATTTTGGCTTTAGGATGGTGAACAAAACAATGGTTCCTTTCTTCCGAAACCACGTAAACTATGCTGTTTTCCTGGTCATTTTCTTGCCTTATATTTGGCTTGCCCGCCGATGGGTCAAAAAAGGAAGTTTGGTAAGTTTGTTTTTGCATCTTGGTTTAGTAGTCATATTGACAGGTATCTGGTTTGCCTATACCCGTGCTGCTTATGCAAGCATTCTGTTAATTCCTGCAATTTACTACATTTTCAAATTCCGACTATCGGCATTTTTGGGAATTATTGGTACAATTGTCATTACATTATCCATTTTATACTACTCCCAAGACTATCGCTTTCTCGATTTTGCTCCTGATTTTGAATCCACTATTTACCACCACAAACTCGGTTCGCATTTATCGGCTACATTTGAAGGAAAAGATGTTTCTTTTATGGAACGTGTTCACCGATGGATTGCAGCTATCAATATGAGTCAAGATAATTTTTGGGCAGGCTTTGGACCTGGTAATTTTTACCAATATTACAAAAACTATACGATTGGCGATTTTGAAACCTATGTGAGTGATAATCCCGAAAAATCAGGTGTACACAACTATTTTTTAATGACTTTGGTAGAACAAGGCATCATTGGGCTCTTTATTTTCATTGTTTTTATTCTTGCTCTTTTTGTGACGGGTGAAAATATATACCATGCTGCAACAGACCCCCATCAAAGGACTTTTATCATGGTCATTATGATGTCCATTGCTTTTTTGGTGCTCAATTTGTTTGTGTCGGATTTACTTGAAGCAGACAAGATTGGGCCTCTGTTTTTTATGAATATAGCAATGTTGATCAATCAGGGGATTCTTGTGAAAAACAAACAACAGGTTAGCCTTTCACAAAATCCATTACCCAATCCATCTTGA
- a CDS encoding SCP2 sterol-binding domain-containing protein, giving the protein MSLDAITSEFQKRAAQVAPLGATLKIVLDDKVIFIDGKGDANQVSNEDAEADCTISTTSETFMALQSGDLNPMAAVMNGDIAIEGDMMVAMQLQGLM; this is encoded by the coding sequence ATGAGCTTAGATGCTATCACAAGTGAATTTCAAAAACGGGCAGCACAAGTTGCTCCTTTAGGTGCAACCTTAAAAATAGTCTTAGATGATAAGGTTATTTTTATTGATGGCAAGGGAGATGCCAATCAGGTGTCTAATGAAGATGCTGAAGCAGACTGTACTATATCTACTACTTCTGAAACCTTTATGGCACTTCAGAGCGGTGACTTGAATCCTATGGCTGCGGTGATGAATGGTGATATTGCCATTGAAGGAGATATGATGGTTGCGATGCAATTACAGGGTTTGATGTAG
- a CDS encoding HNH endonuclease: MASVNGDWLHSRVSSHLSELIITRQLVLVSRELKYSGFKWSGGREGNKKMYKFANSVEITPSQMQTKIRAMIRYGFIKEGSTCPLEWTTMGDLWNELYSVGNDVAARKIYQLVLLHSLSIYTFRKTNPQYSCNPTQGELPLKTLFNTLDNNGAISTAAFKILVDGRKTGSAKNASYWGTDLINTGMFTLFKNTHLVYNQQYRTLFEAIKNFQPNLELSDTDWEAIRENPLLPIAPFQELVKEIFLDIGEQKDEFGGLFEEYLVEPIFSAIAAEEEKLIPEMDILSTGTKFVQTKKRIRNATWSLRIKKQYSYQCAVPECDVEGGIFIEAAHIKPDRIRESEIPHRTHVLNGLCLCRHCHVAFDSGYFTLTNDSKIIVAEEFKRKITLQHIKKIILASENRPIKNRKDKRLPLASFIEYHRNHKFKY; encoded by the coding sequence ATGGCATCTGTAAATGGTGATTGGCTGCATTCGAGGGTAAGCTCACATTTGAGCGAATTGATTATTACTCGTCAATTGGTTTTGGTGAGTAGGGAATTGAAATATAGTGGGTTCAAATGGTCAGGAGGGAGAGAAGGTAATAAAAAAATGTATAAATTTGCCAATAGTGTTGAAATTACCCCTTCTCAGATGCAAACGAAAATTCGGGCAATGATTCGCTATGGTTTTATCAAAGAAGGATCAACTTGTCCTTTGGAATGGACTACAATGGGAGATTTATGGAATGAATTATATAGTGTTGGTAATGATGTTGCTGCGAGAAAAATCTACCAATTAGTTTTACTACATTCCTTATCAATCTATACTTTTCGAAAGACCAACCCTCAGTATAGTTGTAATCCTACTCAAGGAGAATTGCCTTTGAAGACCTTATTTAATACACTGGATAATAATGGTGCAATATCCACCGCTGCTTTCAAAATCTTAGTAGATGGAAGGAAAACAGGAAGCGCTAAAAATGCTTCTTATTGGGGTACAGACCTAATCAATACTGGGATGTTTACATTGTTTAAAAACACGCATTTAGTATATAATCAACAATATAGAACCTTATTTGAAGCCATTAAGAATTTTCAACCGAATTTAGAATTAAGCGATACAGATTGGGAAGCCATAAGAGAAAATCCTCTTTTGCCTATTGCTCCTTTTCAAGAATTGGTGAAAGAGATTTTTCTTGATATTGGAGAACAGAAAGATGAGTTTGGAGGTTTATTTGAAGAATATTTGGTGGAACCTATTTTCTCTGCTATTGCAGCAGAAGAAGAAAAGCTGATTCCTGAAATGGATATTTTAAGCACAGGAACAAAATTTGTGCAGACTAAAAAACGTATCAGAAATGCTACTTGGTCTTTGAGAATAAAAAAGCAGTACAGCTATCAATGTGCTGTTCCTGAATGTGATGTGGAAGGGGGCATTTTTATTGAAGCTGCTCACATCAAGCCTGATAGGATAAGAGAAAGTGAAATTCCACATCGTACACACGTTTTAAATGGTTTATGCTTGTGCCGTCATTGTCATGTTGCTTTTGATAGCGGCTATTTTACATTGACAAATGATAGCAAAATAATTGTTGCAGAAGAATTTAAGCGAAAAATCACCTTACAGCATATCAAAAAGATAATACTTGCGAGTGAAAATAGACCTATCAAAAACCGAAAAGATAAGAGGCTGCCTTTGGCATCTTTTATAGAATATCACAGAAACCATAAATTCAAATATTGA
- a CDS encoding MATE family efflux transporter, whose protein sequence is MAVIAPKNTLTHEIRTQSIWKLMIRLSAPAIIGMSVNGINAFVDAIFVGQFIGKEAVAAISLAFPLTMITNGFSAMIGVGASSLLSIAIGSDDETTQKKIFGTLTALSVIVSTVLSLLGIYFARDLIAFLGGKGEILEMGTLYYRITMIGAFFRIYAVAINMLIRAEGKIKEAMALSIVSTLLNMVLDPLFIIVFAWGIAGAAWATVAAMGVFTILGVLYFVRGHASYPISLTTFSLEKKLLRPILSIGTSAMMLQVMFFVQQAVVFKSLAYYGTDWDLAFMGSCYRIFLLVILPTMGFAQAMQPILGINFGAKDFQRVKQTFNVFAGSGTVFVLFLWAFILLFPEMILGWMLPDATLTPNDVFNFRIMLSTLPVLPIFLIGTTFFQSIGNAKSAGIVLISREVLLYIPFTLALPLWFGVDGIYYAGVPVNLIVIGVVVWMIWREFGKWARVEALKTE, encoded by the coding sequence ATGGCAGTTATTGCTCCTAAAAACACCTTAACACACGAAATACGAACCCAAAGTATTTGGAAATTGATGATACGTCTTTCTGCGCCTGCTATCATCGGTATGTCCGTCAATGGCATCAATGCATTTGTAGATGCAATCTTTGTAGGGCAATTCATCGGGAAAGAAGCGGTAGCAGCTATTTCTCTCGCTTTCCCTTTGACCATGATTACCAATGGTTTTTCTGCAATGATAGGAGTGGGGGCATCTTCCTTATTGAGCATAGCGATTGGGTCGGATGATGAAACTACGCAAAAAAAGATTTTTGGCACATTGACTGCGCTCTCCGTTATTGTATCGACAGTATTGAGCCTGTTGGGTATTTATTTTGCTCGTGATTTAATTGCTTTTTTGGGTGGAAAAGGCGAAATTCTGGAGATGGGAACGCTTTATTACCGTATTACGATGATAGGAGCTTTTTTCAGGATTTATGCGGTGGCCATCAATATGTTGATTCGGGCAGAAGGCAAAATCAAAGAAGCAATGGCTTTGAGTATAGTTAGTACGCTACTCAACATGGTTTTAGATCCTTTGTTCATCATTGTATTTGCTTGGGGTATTGCAGGAGCGGCGTGGGCAACGGTCGCTGCCATGGGCGTTTTCACCATTTTAGGGGTCTTATATTTTGTGAGGGGCCATGCTTCATATCCTATTTCATTGACTACTTTTAGCTTAGAAAAAAAACTGCTGCGTCCTATTTTGAGTATTGGCACTTCTGCAATGATGTTGCAAGTCATGTTTTTTGTACAGCAAGCGGTGGTATTCAAATCTTTAGCCTATTATGGAACCGATTGGGACCTGGCATTTATGGGCAGTTGTTATCGGATATTTCTGTTGGTTATTTTACCAACTATGGGTTTTGCACAAGCCATGCAGCCGATTTTAGGGATAAATTTTGGTGCAAAAGATTTTCAAAGAGTGAAGCAGACTTTTAATGTTTTTGCAGGTAGCGGAACTGTGTTTGTTTTGTTTTTGTGGGCTTTTATACTCTTGTTTCCTGAAATGATATTGGGTTGGATGTTGCCAGATGCGACACTTACTCCAAACGATGTATTCAATTTTCGGATCATGCTCAGTACCCTTCCTGTTCTGCCCATTTTCTTGATAGGTACTACTTTTTTTCAATCCATTGGAAATGCCAAGAGTGCGGGAATTGTCTTGATTTCGAGAGAAGTACTTTTGTATATACCTTTTACCTTAGCCTTGCCACTGTGGTTTGGAGTAGATGGCATTTATTATGCGGGAGTTCCTGTCAATTTGATTGTTATTGGGGTGGTGGTATGGATGATTTGGCGGGAGTTTGGGAAGTGGGCTAGGGTAGAAGCATTGAAGACGGAGTAG